The sequence CATGTTCATGACCGGGCACGCTAGCAGATGTGATGGCCGGGTTTAATGCCGGGGCTTCGAAAAGCAGGGGACGACGGAGGCGACCGGCTACCCGCAATTTCCCGTCCGATCCGCGATTCCGGCGTGCCGGCGGTTTACACGCGGCGGTGTGTGGTCTTAATTCGGACCGAAACAAAGCACCCGCTTCAAGGAGGTGCTGCACCCACCGGCGAGGAAATCAAAAGCATCATGGCCAGGAAAACCGAGAACAGCGGCCCGTCCGTCAGCGCGCAGGAAGCGCTCGAATTCCACGCGATGGGCCGGCCCGGCAAGCTGGAGGTCGTCGCCACCAAGCCGATGGCCACCCAACGCGATCTGAGCCTTGCCTATTCGCCGGGCGTCGCGGTGCCTGTCCTGGCCATCGCCGAGGACCCCAGCCGCGCCTTCGACTACACGACGCGCGGCAACATGGTCGCCGTCATCTCCAACGGCACTGCCATCCTTGGTCTCGGCAATCTCGGTGCGCTGGCCTCCAAGCCGGTGATGGAAGGCAAGGCAGTGCTGTTTAAGCGCTTCGCCGATGTCGATTCCATCGATCTCGAGGTCGACACCGAGGACGCCGACGAATTCATCAATTGCGTGCGCTTCCTCGGCCCCTCCTTCGGCGGCATCAACCTGGAGGACATCAAGGCGCCGGAATGCTTCATCATCGAGCAGCGGCTGCGCGAATTGATGGACATCCCCGTCTTCCACGACGACCAGCACGGCACCGCAATCATCTCGGCCGCCGGCCTGATCAACGCGCTGGAAATCACCGGCCGCGACATGAAGACCACGAAAATGGTCTGCAACGGCGCCGGTGCTGCCGGCATCGCCTGCATCGAGCTGATGAAGGCGATGGGCTTCGCGCCCGAAAACATCATCCTGTGCGACACCAAGGGCGTGGTCTACCAGGGCCGCACCGAAGGCATGAACCAGTGGAAGTCGGCGCATGCGGTCAAGACCGACACGCGCAGCCTCGCCGAGGCGCTCGACGGCGCCGATGTCTTCCTCGGCCTCTCGGCCAAGGGCGCGCTGACCACCGCCATGGTGCAGTCGATGGCCAAGAACCCGATCATCTTCGCCATGGCCAATCCGGATCCCGAAATCACGCCGGAGGAAGTGGCCGAGATCCGCACCGACGCCATCATGGCGACCGGGCGTTCGGACTATCCGAACCAGGTCAACAACGTGCTCGGCTTCCCCTACATTTTTCGCGGCGCGCTTGATGTGCGGGCAACCACCATCAATGACGACATGAAGATCGCTGCAGCCCGTGCGCTCGCCGAACTGGCGCGCAAGGACGTGCCCGATGATGTCGCGGCCGCCTATCAGGGCAACCGGCCGAAATTCGGCCCCAACTACATCATTCCGGTGCCGTTCGACCCGCGCCTGATCTCGGCCATTCCGCTGGCGGTGGCCAAGGCGGCGATGGAGTCCGGCGTCGCCCGCAAGCCGATCCTCGATCTCGACCGCTATGCGCAGGAACTGTCCGCCCGCCGCGACCCGATCGCCTCCACCCTCCAGCGCATCTACGACCGCGTGCGCCGCCAGCCCAAGCGCATCGTCTTCGCCGAGGGCGAGGAGGAGCAGGT is a genomic window of Mesorhizobium huakuii containing:
- a CDS encoding NADP-dependent malic enzyme translates to MARKTENSGPSVSAQEALEFHAMGRPGKLEVVATKPMATQRDLSLAYSPGVAVPVLAIAEDPSRAFDYTTRGNMVAVISNGTAILGLGNLGALASKPVMEGKAVLFKRFADVDSIDLEVDTEDADEFINCVRFLGPSFGGINLEDIKAPECFIIEQRLRELMDIPVFHDDQHGTAIISAAGLINALEITGRDMKTTKMVCNGAGAAGIACIELMKAMGFAPENIILCDTKGVVYQGRTEGMNQWKSAHAVKTDTRSLAEALDGADVFLGLSAKGALTTAMVQSMAKNPIIFAMANPDPEITPEEVAEIRTDAIMATGRSDYPNQVNNVLGFPYIFRGALDVRATTINDDMKIAAARALAELARKDVPDDVAAAYQGNRPKFGPNYIIPVPFDPRLISAIPLAVAKAAMESGVARKPILDLDRYAQELSARRDPIASTLQRIYDRVRRQPKRIVFAEGEEEQVMRAAVSYVNQRLGTAILLGRDDVIKENAKHAGIDLNKQGIEIINARLSRRNGIYTDYLYERMQRKGFLFRDCQRLINNDRNHFAACMVALGDADGIVTGVTRNYSTALDDIRRVIDAKPGHRVIGVSIVLARGKTVLVADTAVHDMPNAEQIADIAEEAAGFARRMGYEPRLAMLAYSTFGHPQGERSERVQEAVRILDKRRVDFEYDGEMAADVALNARAMAQYPFIRLTGPANVLIMPAFHSASISTKMLQELGGSTVIGPLLVGLNKPVQIVSLNAKDSDIVNMAAIAAYTAGT